A stretch of the Chitinispirillales bacterium ANBcel5 genome encodes the following:
- a CDS encoding PorV/PorQ family protein, with protein sequence MKAVNNPKKSGKYLLLTALLLIYANEAFASQSAVITLAFPVGARPTALGEAFTGLANDANATFYNPAGLGLSPMASTWKTFLPDTSFNAVATKPRGEFGVRNRVWAGFDGGLLRFNGRAWENSVSYLLNPDDDLQSIVKRRLNIDDESMIEDAIWEIKKHNDIGMKTYALISSALKDNISSDIFEAAQKTPGSLARELSSLPPSQQNLFHVQSLLSDYVDSANVNTFSQTIVELFATPDRHLEDLLDIEIPYTIAIEDTVTAMLLDDSERLWIGTPKGLWRLDGEQWNHYTTQNGLPSNRITALSTGRGGVVAVGTDNGAAVFRTGGWDTIDSEHFPHPTVTSIAITASNAIYAGTSKGLLRKDNTGITVLDTSAGLISNSVTALFYDSQQRLWTGGEGGISINQGNRWRRFRFPDSYIYTFAEHNSGAVWIGTNQGVITYTEGPAKVSEDGTAIRSTPEWQTYHSRNVLRGDNVYHIAMHDNDVWLATDKAVQQYDYAERQFSFFYEQLLPEFNLPDLWHIYLTLVYPTEDWGTFGFFVNYINMGNNELTSESDVVIGEQRSWEGVFGLSYGFSIKEDLALGLNVKYVHSALAPGVGDHGEGVGRTFAVDASVLKKDMLIDNLDFGFMLQNMGPRIFYVSQDQADPIPFTLRLGLAYHAVQTPIHDLTFVFDAYREVVKNYQDDPPDPFWKALWTGMLANEDTRWTDELAEIILSLGAEYWYSDFVALRSGFMADYIGERYELTLGLGIKYGNLNFDWSYIHSPEGFMESVVNKINSQKTGANGSRHGQWRLSLLFSF encoded by the coding sequence ATGAAAGCGGTAAATAATCCAAAAAAATCCGGGAAATATCTTCTACTTACAGCATTACTGTTAATTTATGCCAATGAAGCATTTGCGTCTCAGTCTGCTGTTATAACTCTTGCCTTTCCCGTAGGAGCCCGTCCTACAGCTCTTGGTGAAGCATTTACCGGGCTTGCTAATGATGCCAACGCGACCTTCTACAATCCCGCTGGCCTGGGGCTCTCACCCATGGCAAGCACCTGGAAGACATTTCTGCCAGACACCTCATTTAATGCTGTTGCAACAAAACCCAGAGGTGAATTTGGAGTCAGAAACCGAGTATGGGCCGGGTTTGATGGCGGTCTGTTACGATTTAACGGAAGAGCATGGGAAAACAGCGTCTCTTATCTATTGAACCCCGATGATGACTTACAATCTATCGTGAAAAGACGGTTAAACATTGATGATGAATCGATGATCGAAGACGCAATCTGGGAGATAAAAAAGCATAATGATATAGGAATGAAAACATATGCACTTATCTCCTCCGCTCTTAAGGACAATATTAGTTCCGATATTTTTGAAGCTGCCCAAAAAACTCCCGGCTCCCTTGCAAGAGAACTCAGTTCTCTGCCCCCTTCTCAACAAAACTTATTTCATGTCCAATCACTGCTTTCTGACTATGTTGACTCTGCAAATGTAAACACTTTCTCACAAACAATTGTCGAGCTTTTCGCTACTCCTGACAGACACCTTGAAGACCTCCTAGACATCGAAATTCCATACACAATTGCTATTGAAGATACAGTAACAGCAATGCTTTTAGATGATTCGGAGCGTTTATGGATTGGAACACCAAAGGGACTATGGCGCCTCGATGGTGAACAGTGGAACCATTATACAACCCAGAATGGCCTACCTTCAAACAGAATCACTGCCCTTTCAACCGGAAGAGGTGGAGTAGTTGCAGTAGGAACAGACAACGGTGCAGCTGTTTTTAGAACCGGAGGATGGGATACGATCGATTCTGAACATTTCCCCCACCCAACTGTTACTTCTATAGCTATTACTGCGTCAAACGCGATCTATGCAGGTACATCAAAAGGCCTTCTTCGGAAAGATAATACCGGTATTACTGTGTTAGATACCTCAGCGGGACTAATTTCCAACTCCGTTACAGCACTTTTCTATGACTCACAGCAAAGATTGTGGACAGGTGGTGAGGGAGGCATTTCAATAAACCAAGGCAACAGATGGAGACGTTTTCGTTTCCCCGATAGCTATATCTACACCTTTGCAGAGCATAACAGTGGGGCCGTATGGATAGGAACAAACCAGGGTGTGATCACTTATACTGAAGGTCCTGCCAAGGTTAGTGAAGATGGAACTGCTATTCGCAGCACCCCCGAGTGGCAGACTTATCATTCAAGGAACGTATTACGGGGCGATAATGTTTATCATATAGCTATGCATGACAATGACGTATGGTTAGCCACAGACAAGGCTGTTCAACAATACGATTATGCAGAACGTCAATTCTCTTTCTTCTATGAGCAGCTTTTGCCAGAATTTAACCTTCCTGATCTCTGGCATATATACCTCACGCTTGTTTATCCCACAGAAGACTGGGGAACATTTGGTTTCTTTGTTAATTATATTAACATGGGAAATAACGAGCTAACATCCGAATCGGATGTAGTTATTGGAGAACAAAGATCATGGGAAGGGGTTTTTGGCCTCTCTTATGGATTCTCAATTAAGGAAGATCTCGCGCTTGGATTAAATGTAAAATACGTTCACAGTGCACTTGCCCCGGGAGTTGGGGATCATGGTGAAGGGGTAGGGCGAACCTTCGCGGTTGATGCATCTGTACTCAAAAAAGATATGCTAATAGATAATCTTGACTTTGGATTTATGCTTCAGAATATGGGACCCCGGATATTTTATGTTAGTCAGGATCAGGCAGACCCAATCCCTTTTACTTTAAGACTTGGGCTTGCCTATCATGCGGTTCAAACGCCAATCCATGATCTGACGTTTGTTTTTGACGCATACAGAGAGGTCGTTAAAAATTATCAGGACGATCCTCCGGATCCATTCTGGAAAGCATTATGGACAGGGATGCTTGCAAATGAAGACACCAGATGGACTGATGAATTGGCAGAAATAATACTGAGCTTGGGGGCAGAATACTGGTATTCTGATTTTGTAGCCCTGCGGTCCGGATTTATGGCAGACTATATAGGGGAACGTTATGAGCTTACTTTAGGGCTTGGTATTAAATATGGAAATCTCAATTTTGACTGGTCATACATTCATTCGCCAGAAGGTTTTATGGAGAGTGTTGTAAACAAAATTAACTCTCAAAAAACTGGTGCTAATGGGAGCCGTCATGGCCAGTGGCGTTTATCACTTCTCTTTAGTTTCTAA
- the aroD gene encoding type I 3-dehydroquinate dehydratase, producing the protein MAISARLDFKRKPGVVLIVDKMMPVDELKEFSKRGADLLELRVDLFSEPIEKILTYLECIKNSVDIPVLGTVRENERTRLHRVELFKAIAPYIDCVDVELGATDSDQIVSAASGKTIMISEHDFEKTPDQNGLEDIVKRSIDQGADIVKIAVMANNQKDVTRLMRFTEDSSKLLVTISMGAMGSISRIAAPIFGSLFTYGFLGEPVAPGQLPVMKLIGELNAYFPFSRGCDQKNDGLGEDSPVD; encoded by the coding sequence ATGGCAATTTCAGCGAGATTGGATTTTAAAAGAAAACCGGGTGTTGTGCTTATAGTAGATAAAATGATGCCAGTGGATGAACTGAAGGAATTCAGCAAACGTGGTGCAGATTTATTGGAACTGAGAGTTGACCTTTTCAGTGAACCCATAGAAAAAATCCTTACTTATCTTGAATGTATCAAAAATTCGGTGGATATTCCTGTTCTCGGTACCGTTAGAGAAAATGAAAGAACCCGTTTGCACAGAGTGGAGCTATTTAAAGCTATCGCTCCTTACATTGACTGCGTGGATGTTGAGCTAGGGGCAACAGATTCAGATCAAATCGTTTCTGCTGCAAGTGGTAAAACCATAATGATCTCGGAGCATGATTTTGAGAAGACCCCGGATCAAAACGGCCTTGAAGATATAGTAAAACGTTCGATAGATCAGGGCGCTGATATAGTGAAAATAGCGGTTATGGCGAACAATCAAAAGGATGTTACGCGCTTAATGAGGTTCACTGAAGACTCTTCGAAACTACTGGTGACGATTTCTATGGGTGCTATGGGGAGTATAAGTCGCATCGCAGCACCCATATTTGGCTCACTTTTTACCTATGGATTTCTGGGTGAACCGGTTGCACCCGGGCAGCTCCCGGTAATGAAGCTTATCGGGGAGCTGAATGCATACTTCCCATTCTCAAGGGGTTGCGATCAGAAGAACGACGGCCTGGGAGAAGATAGTCCGGTTGATTAA
- the icd gene encoding NADP-dependent isocitrate dehydrogenase, whose product MAEKIAMENGVLKVPENPVIPYIEGDGTGPDIWKSASYVLDQAVQKAYGGKRKIVWKEVLAGEKAFNQTGSWLPDETISTFKEYLLGIKGPLTTPVGEGIRSLNVALRQILELYVCLRPVRYFQGVPSPVKNPEKVDMAVFRENTEDVYSGKELEMGTDEVKKLINFCKKEYNWDIREDSGIGIKPISKTGSQRLIRAAINYAIENNRKSVTLVHKGNIQKFTEGAFRKWGYELAASEFAGKVVSWDECNGNPQPGQILIKDAIADIFFQQALTRADEFDVVATMNLNGDYISDALAAQVGGIGIAPGANINYDTGHAIFEATHGTAPKYANQDKVNPSSVLLSGELMLRYMRWTEAADLIINGIENAIRKKTVTYDFARLMDGAQTVSCSQFGKEIVNNM is encoded by the coding sequence ATGGCAGAGAAGATAGCAATGGAAAATGGGGTGCTTAAGGTTCCTGAAAACCCGGTAATTCCCTACATTGAAGGAGACGGAACAGGTCCAGATATCTGGAAATCGGCAAGCTATGTTCTTGATCAGGCCGTTCAGAAGGCTTATGGGGGCAAACGTAAAATAGTGTGGAAAGAAGTTTTAGCCGGTGAGAAAGCGTTTAATCAGACTGGCAGTTGGCTTCCCGATGAAACTATCAGTACCTTTAAAGAATACCTTTTGGGTATAAAGGGGCCCCTTACTACACCTGTAGGTGAAGGTATCCGTTCTTTGAATGTTGCGCTCAGACAGATCCTTGAGCTTTATGTTTGCCTCAGACCTGTTAGATACTTCCAAGGTGTCCCTTCTCCCGTTAAAAACCCCGAAAAGGTAGACATGGCAGTTTTTAGGGAAAATACCGAGGATGTTTATTCTGGTAAAGAGCTTGAAATGGGTACAGATGAAGTAAAAAAACTTATCAATTTCTGTAAAAAAGAATATAATTGGGATATAAGAGAAGATTCTGGTATTGGAATCAAACCCATTTCAAAAACAGGTTCACAGCGCCTTATTCGCGCAGCCATAAATTATGCCATTGAAAATAACCGCAAAAGTGTTACTCTTGTTCATAAGGGAAATATTCAGAAGTTCACTGAAGGCGCGTTCAGAAAATGGGGCTATGAGCTTGCTGCATCCGAATTCGCCGGAAAAGTTGTAAGCTGGGATGAGTGTAACGGGAATCCACAGCCAGGGCAGATACTTATTAAGGATGCCATCGCAGACATTTTCTTTCAGCAGGCACTTACACGGGCAGATGAATTTGATGTGGTTGCAACAATGAATCTTAACGGTGACTATATCAGTGATGCTCTTGCAGCCCAAGTCGGGGGTATAGGAATCGCCCCGGGGGCAAATATCAATTATGATACAGGGCATGCGATTTTTGAAGCAACCCATGGTACTGCACCCAAATATGCAAACCAGGATAAGGTTAACCCTTCATCCGTTCTTCTCTCCGGTGAGTTGATGCTTCGATATATGCGTTGGACAGAGGCTGCGGATCTGATTATTAATGGCATTGAAAATGCCATTCGTAAGAAAACTGTTACCTATGATTTTGCACGTCTTATGGATGGTGCACAGACAGTATCATGTTCACAGTTCGGTAAAGAAATCGTGAATAATATGTAA
- the dnaE gene encoding DNA polymerase III subunit alpha: MSSNFVSLHNHTEYSFLDGAIKIKELVKQAKAFEMPALAITDHGGVFGAVEFFEACQSEDIKPVLGFEAYVAPNSRKEKTLLKDERNYCHLILLARNNTGWKNLMRLSTIGYLEGFYYKPRIDMEVLREYSEGIIATSACVAGAIPQAVLEGNLDKARNLIHEHLSIFGEDNFYLELQNHGIEDEIIANEQLISLGKEIGVPFIVANDAHYLRKEDAISHEVLLCIQTQTTMNDPNRYRFSSDQIYFKSPQEMAQLFPDIPEAMSNTLEIAQRCDVSIKEKPQLPVPDLPKGFEKGDEYLAALSRQGLKEKYENITPEIEERLEYELEIIRSMGFPGYFLIVRDFVLAAQKQGVMVGCRGSAAGSLVAYVTGITSVDPIKFDLIFERFLNPERVSMPDADIDFADRDRYKVIDYVIDKYGRDAVCQIINFGRMKAKMVVKDVARAMGIPVAEANRLSSLVNEKNLEKSLGANPDLAKAIESNSQYGELFKHASVLEGLARQAGMHAGGVIIAPGDVVKWSPLFKQPGSGVVMTQFDMNYVEKVGLIKMDFLGLRTLTVLQESLRLIKKYHDRDIDLWNLSDGDQKTYELFGRGETTGVFQFESSGMQEYLRKLKPTCIEDLIAMAALYRPGPMDNIDTFIARKHGKETINYLHPMLEEILDVTYGVIIYQEQVMRIAQNMGGFSLGQADILRKAMGKKNAAAMEEMGKKFIDGAKNKGIDPKTAKSVFDLMAKFAEYGFNKAHATVYAHVSYQAAYLKAHYPLEYMTANLTSWLGSPDGFLTMRNEANRMGIKILPPDINRSEDECSIDNSNIRLGMGAVKNVGKSSEAIITARKDRAPFHSIFDLCKTVDLRSINKKSLESLICAGAMDCLEGTRAQLSEAIDKAIDFGASFQKDKISGQANLFEDMFDNQNSAETIIPEPSLPEINDWPYNILLQKEKEILGFYVSGHPLDRYFDEIKGFSTISLEPEKLADIKDGKNATVGGMITSFKPYTQKNGKQMAFLQLENLDGSIELLVFGDAYEKFHTLLGTDAMVLVHGQISHKNSDDKPKLRVENCIALDEAREKLTRSVHIKLSTDSLEKEKIEDICNVCNQTSGECSLIVHLLAASQNEYHIKAGKIKVAPSENLLNELKKKLGKENVWISKTAA, encoded by the coding sequence ATGAGTTCAAATTTCGTTTCGCTTCACAACCATACAGAGTACAGTTTTCTGGATGGAGCAATAAAGATAAAAGAGTTGGTAAAGCAGGCCAAAGCTTTTGAAATGCCAGCCTTGGCCATAACAGATCACGGCGGCGTTTTTGGAGCCGTAGAGTTTTTTGAAGCATGTCAAAGCGAAGACATCAAGCCGGTACTTGGATTTGAGGCCTACGTGGCACCAAATTCTCGTAAAGAGAAAACACTTCTTAAGGATGAACGTAATTACTGTCATCTGATTCTTCTGGCCCGTAATAATACGGGTTGGAAAAATCTCATGCGCTTAAGCACGATTGGGTATCTGGAAGGGTTTTATTATAAACCAAGAATCGATATGGAAGTGCTTAGGGAATACAGTGAAGGAATCATTGCAACGAGTGCCTGTGTAGCAGGTGCGATCCCACAGGCTGTTCTTGAAGGCAATTTAGACAAAGCACGAAACCTCATTCATGAGCATCTTTCAATATTTGGAGAGGACAATTTCTACCTCGAACTCCAAAACCATGGTATAGAAGACGAAATTATCGCCAACGAGCAGTTAATCTCACTGGGTAAGGAGATCGGTGTACCGTTCATAGTAGCTAATGACGCGCACTATCTTAGAAAAGAAGATGCTATTTCACACGAAGTGCTCCTCTGCATACAAACCCAAACAACCATGAACGATCCAAACAGATATCGTTTCTCTTCAGATCAAATTTATTTTAAATCGCCTCAGGAAATGGCCCAGCTTTTCCCTGATATCCCTGAGGCTATGTCAAATACTTTGGAAATTGCTCAGCGCTGCGATGTCTCGATAAAGGAAAAACCACAGCTTCCGGTCCCCGATCTACCTAAAGGGTTTGAAAAAGGCGATGAATATCTCGCTGCACTTTCAAGGCAGGGGCTAAAAGAGAAATATGAAAACATTACACCCGAAATTGAAGAGCGGCTGGAGTATGAACTTGAAATAATACGCTCCATGGGATTTCCAGGTTACTTTCTCATTGTTCGTGATTTTGTTTTGGCTGCACAAAAACAGGGAGTTATGGTAGGATGCCGGGGTTCCGCTGCCGGAAGTCTGGTAGCATATGTAACCGGTATTACAAGCGTTGACCCCATAAAATTTGACCTTATATTTGAGCGATTTCTCAATCCAGAACGTGTGTCCATGCCTGATGCTGATATCGACTTTGCCGATAGAGACCGTTATAAGGTTATTGACTATGTGATCGATAAATATGGTAGAGATGCAGTGTGCCAGATTATTAACTTCGGTCGCATGAAAGCGAAAATGGTAGTTAAGGATGTTGCCAGGGCAATGGGCATTCCCGTAGCTGAAGCTAACCGTTTATCATCCCTGGTTAACGAAAAAAATCTGGAAAAATCCCTAGGAGCAAACCCTGATTTAGCTAAAGCAATTGAAAGCAATTCACAATACGGTGAACTTTTCAAGCATGCCTCTGTTCTTGAGGGATTAGCCAGACAGGCTGGTATGCACGCGGGCGGTGTAATCATCGCTCCCGGAGACGTTGTTAAGTGGTCTCCCCTATTTAAACAGCCGGGTTCCGGGGTTGTAATGACACAGTTCGACATGAACTATGTCGAAAAGGTCGGTCTCATAAAGATGGATTTTCTGGGACTTCGGACACTTACGGTACTTCAGGAATCATTGCGTCTTATAAAAAAATACCACGATAGGGACATTGATCTGTGGAACTTATCAGACGGTGACCAGAAGACCTATGAGCTTTTTGGAAGAGGGGAAACCACGGGAGTTTTTCAGTTTGAATCATCGGGTATGCAGGAATATCTCCGTAAGCTTAAACCTACCTGTATTGAAGATCTAATCGCTATGGCTGCTCTTTATCGCCCGGGACCAATGGACAACATCGATACTTTCATTGCCCGTAAACATGGTAAAGAAACCATAAACTATCTGCACCCAATGCTCGAAGAGATTCTTGATGTGACTTATGGAGTCATTATCTATCAGGAGCAGGTGATGCGTATCGCCCAGAACATGGGTGGTTTTTCGCTAGGGCAAGCGGATATACTTCGTAAGGCTATGGGAAAGAAAAATGCTGCAGCTATGGAAGAGATGGGAAAGAAGTTTATTGATGGAGCAAAAAACAAAGGCATTGACCCCAAAACCGCTAAAAGCGTATTCGATTTAATGGCTAAGTTTGCCGAATATGGTTTCAATAAAGCTCATGCCACCGTTTATGCCCATGTTTCTTATCAGGCAGCATACCTAAAAGCCCATTATCCGCTTGAATATATGACCGCTAACCTTACCTCATGGCTCGGTTCTCCTGATGGTTTTTTGACTATGAGAAATGAAGCTAACCGCATGGGCATTAAAATACTCCCACCGGACATAAACAGAAGTGAAGATGAGTGTAGCATAGATAACAGTAATATCCGACTTGGTATGGGAGCAGTTAAAAACGTGGGGAAATCTTCAGAAGCGATAATCACCGCAAGGAAAGACCGAGCTCCTTTTCACTCAATTTTTGACCTCTGTAAGACAGTTGATCTGAGAAGTATCAACAAAAAAAGTCTGGAATCACTTATTTGTGCGGGGGCAATGGATTGCCTTGAAGGAACGAGGGCCCAACTTTCAGAAGCGATTGACAAGGCTATAGATTTTGGAGCCAGTTTTCAAAAGGATAAAATCTCCGGACAAGCGAATCTTTTTGAAGACATGTTCGATAACCAAAATTCAGCAGAAACCATTATACCGGAACCATCTCTTCCTGAAATCAATGATTGGCCTTACAATATCTTACTTCAGAAAGAAAAGGAAATCCTTGGTTTCTATGTCAGTGGTCATCCTCTGGACCGTTATTTTGATGAAATTAAAGGTTTTTCTACAATCTCTCTTGAGCCCGAAAAGTTGGCGGACATAAAGGATGGCAAAAATGCTACTGTAGGCGGTATGATAACTTCCTTTAAGCCTTACACCCAAAAAAATGGTAAACAGATGGCGTTTCTTCAACTCGAAAACCTCGACGGTTCCATTGAATTACTGGTTTTTGGAGATGCTTACGAGAAGTTTCATACTCTACTTGGAACAGACGCAATGGTACTTGTACACGGACAAATCAGTCACAAAAACAGCGATGACAAACCAAAATTAAGAGTTGAAAATTGTATCGCCCTCGACGAAGCCCGTGAAAAACTTACAAGAAGTGTTCACATTAAACTCTCAACCGATTCACTGGAAAAAGAAAAGATTGAAGATATCTGTAATGTCTGTAATCAAACCAGTGGTGAATGTTCATTGATAGTGCATCTTTTGGCAGCATCACAAAATGAATATCACATAAAAGCCGGGAAAATCAAAGTCGCACCAAGTGAGAATCTTTTAAATGAGCTTAAAAAGAAATTAGGAAAGGAAAATGTATGGATTTCAAAGACTGCAGCATAG
- a CDS encoding lysophospholipid acyltransferase family protein — translation MLNRKHLTYNLEYIFLRIVQSAFKALPRRVALTIGLLLGTFLYFSGAYRKTVKKNLQHTGIIPESEIKKFTYSLYRNMGLYITDFLRGGAKTPPYNVQNFDLINEKLRRGNGVIVLLAHLGNWEILADIFGSKVGNVNVVAKPMKNPIVENWLHKKRCGANTNTIYTRNALRKMYEALIKNQCVAILIDQHVSKKMGTPAPFLGKTANTVRTVAGLIKKTGTPVVVVHGIMTKNYSYDIHIQEIQPPDLTGLSNDEAITMLQTQHNDVLSELIRKYPEHWFGWFHKRFKGYINYKEC, via the coding sequence ATGTTGAATCGTAAGCACCTTACATACAACCTTGAATACATTTTTCTACGTATTGTTCAATCGGCCTTTAAAGCTCTTCCAAGAAGAGTTGCCCTTACAATTGGTTTGCTTTTGGGCACATTTTTATATTTTTCCGGAGCTTACCGTAAAACTGTTAAAAAGAATCTACAGCATACAGGAATCATTCCCGAGAGTGAAATAAAAAAATTCACCTATTCTCTTTACAGAAACATGGGTTTGTATATCACAGATTTTCTGCGTGGGGGTGCTAAAACTCCGCCTTATAACGTTCAAAATTTTGACCTTATTAATGAAAAGTTAAGGAGGGGAAATGGTGTGATTGTATTGCTCGCTCATCTAGGTAACTGGGAAATTCTTGCTGATATATTTGGATCCAAAGTTGGCAATGTAAACGTCGTAGCAAAGCCAATGAAAAATCCAATCGTTGAAAACTGGCTACACAAAAAGAGATGTGGTGCTAATACCAATACAATCTATACTCGCAATGCCTTACGAAAAATGTATGAGGCTCTAATAAAGAACCAATGTGTAGCGATTCTCATTGATCAGCACGTTAGCAAAAAAATGGGAACTCCAGCACCTTTTTTGGGTAAAACAGCCAATACTGTACGCACGGTTGCCGGCCTGATAAAAAAGACCGGGACGCCAGTGGTTGTTGTTCATGGCATAATGACCAAGAATTATAGCTATGACATCCACATACAGGAGATACAACCACCAGATCTAACCGGACTAAGTAATGATGAGGCGATTACTATGTTACAAACCCAACACAATGATGTGCTCTCGGAGCTGATACGAAAATATCCGGAGCACTGGTTCGGGTGGTTTCACAAACGATTCAAAGGCTACATAAATTATAAAGAGTGTTAA
- a CDS encoding lysophospholipid acyltransferase family protein, which translates to MDFKDCSIEGKSNLLHTFLFVTWCFVFTILYGLACIFLSVFNKNIARKLARLWNVQLLKIAGVKVHIIGKEKLSSDEHYVFVSNHQSALDIPVLYQLYHNVSFIAKKELFMIPIFGWGLAAVGHIWIDRTNARKAHNSIKRAINRLHKEKVSLILFPEGTRSKYGSVGEFKKASFSLALQANVKLVPVAIIDAAKRLPKSSCRIVPGKVTLAIGDPISPSELKNKNKAEIALEVRERITSMISNKQTTRQTESS; encoded by the coding sequence ATGGATTTCAAAGACTGCAGCATAGAAGGAAAAAGTAACCTTTTACATACCTTCCTTTTTGTTACCTGGTGTTTTGTTTTTACTATCCTTTATGGTTTAGCTTGTATTTTTTTAAGCGTTTTCAACAAAAATATAGCCAGGAAGCTTGCCCGTTTATGGAATGTTCAGCTCTTAAAAATCGCTGGAGTCAAAGTACACATTATTGGTAAAGAGAAACTTTCTTCTGATGAGCATTATGTATTTGTCTCAAATCACCAAAGCGCTCTTGATATACCCGTTCTTTACCAACTGTACCACAACGTAAGTTTTATCGCTAAAAAAGAGCTCTTCATGATCCCAATTTTTGGGTGGGGACTCGCGGCTGTTGGACATATCTGGATTGACAGAACCAACGCGCGCAAAGCGCACAACTCTATTAAACGAGCCATCAATCGTTTGCACAAAGAAAAGGTTTCACTTATCCTATTCCCTGAAGGAACCCGAAGCAAATATGGAAGTGTTGGGGAATTTAAAAAAGCAAGTTTTTCACTGGCTCTTCAAGCGAATGTTAAACTTGTTCCTGTGGCGATTATTGACGCTGCCAAAAGATTACCAAAGAGTTCATGCCGTATTGTTCCCGGCAAAGTAACTTTAGCTATTGGAGACCCGATATCCCCATCCGAACTAAAAAATAAAAACAAGGCTGAAATAGCTCTTGAGGTTCGTGAGAGAATTACAAGTATGATTAGCAATAAACAAACGACCCGTCAGACAGAATCGAGTTAA